Below is a window of Desulfurococcus amylolyticus Z-533 DNA.
ATAAGAGGGTTTCAGAGATAAAGGGAGCTCTCACATATTTATCGCTCTATGCACCCTTAGCCTATGTTAACGGCTTAAATAATGTTGCACAATTATTCCAGGTTGAAAACCTGATTAAATGGAGCAGTGAGGAAGAAACATTAATCAATAACGCCTGGGAATTAATTAGAAATAAATTATTGAAGTGATAGATATGCCGGTTATCAGGGTAAGCATTAGCGATATAGAGGCCCTGCTGGGTAGTCGTGTTACATTGGAGAAATTGTATAAAGGGTTAACGAAGCTTAAATGCGAGGTTGACAATGTTGAGGGAGATATATTAGAGTACGAGGCAAACCATGACCGCCCCGATCTCTTTAGTGCAGAAGGTCTTGCAAGGGCTCTGAGGCCCTTCCTAGGACTGGAGGGGAAGCAGTACCATATCGTCAATTCAAGTATTAAAGGATATAGTGAGGGCATTCCTGGGAGACCCTATATAGCTCTCGCCGTGGTAAGGGATGTGGTTTTGAATGAGGAGGCCATTGTCCAAATAATGCAATTACAAGAGAAACTGGCCTCTACATATGGCCGGGCGCGTAGGAAGGCGAGTATAGGTGTATACGATCTCGACAAGATTAAACCACCGATATACTATCGAGCTGTCAACCCCTATGAAACCAAGTATAGACCTTTAAATGAAAACCGTGAAATGACGCTTAGAGAGGTGCTTAGTGAAACCGAGAAGGGGAGGTTGTATGGGTATATAATTGAGTCCATGGAGAGGTACCCAGTGCTAATGGACTCTGAGGGGACGATACTCAGTCTAGCACCTATACTTAACTCCGATGATAACAAGGTCACCACTAATACACGCAACATATTGATTGATTCAACAGGTTTAAACCCAGAGATCGTCGTAGACATGGTTACTATAATGGCTGTAAACATCGCCGAGAGATCCAAGAACAGGATAATCGAAGTTGTTGGAGTAGAGCATCCCAGCGGATTAATCATTGAGGCACCTAGGAGAAGGGGCAACTTTATCAGTGTTAATTTAAGTGATGTCAGTAGACTCATAGGCGTCGATATCAGTGTAGAAGACGCTGTAAGGTATCTCTCACTCCATTATTATACAGTGAGAAGCATTGAGGGAAGAGTCCTCACAGTGGAAGCACCTATCTACAGGCTTGATGCTAGAAGCTGGGTTGATGTCGCAGAAGATATAGCTATATCCCATGGCTACGATGCTATAGGAAGGCAGGCAGACTCCCTACCCTACTCAACCAGCATTGGAAAGATACATCCATTAGAGTATATATCGAGGAGGGTCAGGGATATACTAGTAGGACTCGGATTCATCGAGATAGCAAACTACATGATGACTAGTATCGAGTCCCAGACTACATTAATGGGATATAACCAGGGGATCTTCGTTGTCGAGAACCCTAAGTCAGATAGGTATACAGCTATAAGGTCATGGCTGACGCCCGGCATAATAGAGGCGATAATTGAGAACAAGGGTAAGAGGGCCAGGCTTGCAGTGTTTGAAATCGGGGATGTGGTGCTCCCCGACGAGTCAATGGAGACGAATGCACGTGTGGAGAGGAGGATAGGTATCGCTGTTTCCCATGAGAAGGCCACGTTAACCGATGGCCTCGCAGTGGTTAGAACACTCTTCAAAGAGCTAGGTGTAACATTATCCTTTGAAAAAACCATGGTCCCCGGCTTACTCCCCGAGAGGACAGCTGCTATCAATGTAAACGGGGAACAGATAGGCTTTGTCGGGGAAGTGAAGCCTGAGATACTGTATAAGCTGGGATTAATGAATCCTGTCATCGTATCTGAAATAAACCTGAATAAAATTATTAAATTACTCGCAACCAATTGAATATTTTCGAGGATGAGGCTTGGAAGGGATGACTCGAAAGGGGATGAATGCACGGGCCTAGCTGAATCCTCTCCTAGATAATAAGGCTACAAGTATTATTGAAGCAGCGATAGTGGAGAGGGCAACAGCCACCACGGTGTTAAATATCTCTAGTGATACAACCCCTAGTTCAAAGCCCTTAACCAGCAGGGTTAGCTCTAATACCCCCCTTCCCGTCATTGATGCCCCTGCAACCAGGCTTGTAAATGTTTCTTCACCACGAAGCTTGAAGAATGAGAAATACACTACCGTTTTAACAGATAATCCTATGGCTAGAAGCAGGATGAAGAGTAACGTGTTGACGGCTGATACTGTTATATGGAGCCCTACATATAGCATGAATAAGGGGGTGAAGACACCATCTATTATGGTACTCAATATATTGGTGAAATCATTTATCCTGGTTCTATATCTTAACATGGGGTCATGTATCCATATTCCTCCCGAGATGAATATTCCAGCTAGATAAGCAGCTATAAAGGGACTTACACCGGAGACATAGGCTACTAGTAGCATTAGTGATAATAGTAGCAATGCTATATCAGTGAAAAACGCTATGTCCCTAGACATATAGATAAACATGTTTTTAAGGACGCTCCGCCGCCTCGATAATAATGTGAAGACCAGTATCGTGAGCGCCATAGAAACCAGTATTGGTAGTGCAACATTACTGACGTTCCCCGTTACATACCAGATATAGTATGCAGACGTGGTAAACAACATGAAGAGGTCATCAACGAAGCTTGCCGAGACCAGTATCGACCTGATGTGTATGGGGAGCCTCTTTATAATCATAGATACTGTTTCAGTCGCGGTGTTAGATAATAATAGTGCAATAATGAATGCTAACTCCAGGGAGAATCCAATATATGTTACAGCCAGTAAAACGAATGCCATAGTGAAGGCTACGGAGAGCAGCGAGACCATTGTTGATGACTTGAAATTCTCGATGATAGTCTCTAGATCACTCGAAACACCTGCATAGAATACTACAAATATAGCTGCCACATTTGAGATAAGCATTAGATCACGTATATACTCGCCCTTACCCAGGGTTAATCCAAGTAGAATAGCTGTTGCTAAATAACCAGCTACCTCGTTTATATTTAGTCTACGTGCCATGTGTCCAGTGATCTTCGAGATTAGAAAACCTAGAAACACATATTCTATTGTTTGCATTTAATCGGTGCCACCGTATATTATACTGCTTATAGAATAGCTTTTAAGCCTTGCCCAATTAAAAACAAGCCCTAAACCCCTGGCAGTTGCTTTACACCCCATAGCCTGTATGTTATCTCTATTGCTGGAAGAGATTTCTCGAGTGATACTAGTTCATCTGCGAGGCCTTTGACGGAGAGGTTTTCGATTCTACCGTAGAAGCCCATGGGCTCTCCATTCCTGTTAACAAATATCACTAGATCCATTGTATCGCTTTTATCCTTTACGGAGAGTATCCCTATCTTATACTGCGAGAGCATGCCTTTCTTTTCACGTGCCTTATTTATAAGGGTATTGATATCCCAGGGCACGGTTAACTCACCTGTTGACACTAGGTCTGAGTTTATGAGTGCCATTGCAATCAATACCTCGTCAAATAATTTAGTAATATCTACAGTTTCTTTTTCCTGGGGAACCAGTATCCTCTCTGGTTGAGTAGGCTTAGGTGGAGTGGGAGATAACGTGGGTGGGGGAGGCTGGGGGGTTTGTGGCTTTACTGCTTCCTGTGGCGGGGTTTCAACTCTTTGAGGTGTTACTTCGGCTGGCTTTGGGGCTGGCTTAGGTGGAGTTATCATTGGCTTTACCGGCTTCTTTAATACATCCTCTAACTCCTTGGTGAATGATTCGATGACGCTTGTACACAACACCGTGTTTCCTCCCTCGCACACAGCCCTTAAATTAATATGTAAGGCATAGAAGACTGGTACAAGCCTATACTCTATCTGTGCCTTAAATGCATCTGAGTTGAAGTACATTAGGATTATGTCATCACTCTTGACCTCGCTTCTTATCTTCAGGGGAATCCTTGTTACTCCTAGAATAGACCTCCTGCTTAAGACGGCTGAGACCTCGTTTGTGGATGGATCGCGTGCTGTTATTGTGAAGGATTTCATGTTTGATATAAGAGTGGCTACATCATATAGTAATGCGTATGCTTCCTCCTTAGATATAGGCCTTATTATTACCTTCTCGAAGCCACTTGATGCCACGGAAAATGCCACCTAAAATAGATTTACTCCTTCAAAATATTTAAAATGGTAATCATGAGCAAATATATCTTTATCCCGGCTTTAAATCAACTATAACCCGATATAAATAATTCCTGGAACCAGCCTCCTCTCCGCCCCAAGGGACAAGCTTTCAGTTGTAATGTATCGTGTGCGAGATTAAAGCCTACCAACTCTACTGATCTCTTCAATAGGCTCGTCAACAGCGTTAAGAACCTCCTTGTAGAGGCCTCTCGAGAATAGGGAGCGGCATATACTGCATTGATCCAGGTTTCTCACTCTTCCCTTCCTGAAATCCTCTACAGTATCATCAAGCAAGTTCTTAAGGCCTGGTATTCCAAGGACTGATTCATAATACTTAGGCTTCCTCTTTCCCGTTAAAGCATAGTTTACGGCTGACTGCTTCATACCTAGTGCTCTGGCTGCTTCAAGTTGTGTGAA
It encodes the following:
- a CDS encoding cation:proton antiporter translates to MQTIEYVFLGFLISKITGHMARRLNINEVAGYLATAILLGLTLGKGEYIRDLMLISNVAAIFVVFYAGVSSDLETIIENFKSSTMVSLLSVAFTMAFVLLAVTYIGFSLELAFIIALLLSNTATETVSMIIKRLPIHIRSILVSASFVDDLFMLFTTSAYYIWYVTGNVSNVALPILVSMALTILVFTLLSRRRSVLKNMFIYMSRDIAFFTDIALLLLSLMLLVAYVSGVSPFIAAYLAGIFISGGIWIHDPMLRYRTRINDFTNILSTIIDGVFTPLFMLYVGLHITVSAVNTLLFILLLAIGLSVKTVVYFSFFKLRGEETFTSLVAGASMTGRGVLELTLLVKGFELGVVSLEIFNTVVAVALSTIAASIILVALLSRRGFS
- a CDS encoding transcriptional regulator is translated as MKAFCMVLNRKIMPVIKSYLAVRLVKELGFTQLEAARALGMKQSAVNYALTGKRKPKYYESVLGIPGLKNLLDDTVEDFRKGRVRNLDQCSICRSLFSRGLYKEVLNAVDEPIEEISRVGRL
- the pheT gene encoding phenylalanine--tRNA ligase subunit beta, translated to MPVIRVSISDIEALLGSRVTLEKLYKGLTKLKCEVDNVEGDILEYEANHDRPDLFSAEGLARALRPFLGLEGKQYHIVNSSIKGYSEGIPGRPYIALAVVRDVVLNEEAIVQIMQLQEKLASTYGRARRKASIGVYDLDKIKPPIYYRAVNPYETKYRPLNENREMTLREVLSETEKGRLYGYIIESMERYPVLMDSEGTILSLAPILNSDDNKVTTNTRNILIDSTGLNPEIVVDMVTIMAVNIAERSKNRIIEVVGVEHPSGLIIEAPRRRGNFISVNLSDVSRLIGVDISVEDAVRYLSLHYYTVRSIEGRVLTVEAPIYRLDARSWVDVAEDIAISHGYDAIGRQADSLPYSTSIGKIHPLEYISRRVRDILVGLGFIEIANYMMTSIESQTTLMGYNQGIFVVENPKSDRYTAIRSWLTPGIIEAIIENKGKRARLAVFEIGDVVLPDESMETNARVERRIGIAVSHEKATLTDGLAVVRTLFKELGVTLSFEKTMVPGLLPERTAAINVNGEQIGFVGEVKPEILYKLGLMNPVIVSEINLNKIIKLLATN